In Lacibacter sp. H375, one DNA window encodes the following:
- a CDS encoding sodium:solute symporter family protein, which produces MKLSVIDISIIILYLVTMVLLGWFLRKKARLNKESYLMGGKKLPWYMLGMSDASDMFDISGTMWMVSLCFVYGIKSIWIPWLWPVFNQVFNMMYLSKWLRRSNATTGAEWLATRFGLSGKGVKGSHSIVVAFALIGCLGFLAYGFIGLGKFIEIFVPWEIVKDYVPFDVAPQYVAHVYGIVFTLFAMFYSILGGMHSIVLGDLIKYAIMTVGCIAIAVIAMMHLNGNTLKLPAGWDDPFFGWNLGLDWTGIVNDANKKIAEDGYGLFGLFFMMMLFKGVFAAAAGPAPNYDMQKILSTKSPKEASKMTGFVSIVLLPVRYSMVIGLTVLGLLYYDQLQLSDGRGGTDFERILPATINNFLPIGILGLVLTGLLGAFMGTFSGTLNAAQAYLINDVYLKYVNPTASTKKIINMNYLAGIVVVTIGVVLGFFAKDVNSILQWIVSGLYGGYIAANVLKWYWWRFNANGFYIGMLTGVVGAMIFSRLFSGIEFLYYFPVLFLLSVAGSFIGTYTAAATDIETLKTFYRTVRPWGFWKPIQELVQKEDPSFEPNRRFKLDMFNVVLGIIGQLCMTVLPMYIVLSMHLPLIITIIIMLLIIFILKKTWWNKLED; this is translated from the coding sequence ATGAAATTAAGTGTAATTGATATCAGTATTATTATCCTGTACCTCGTAACAATGGTTTTGCTTGGATGGTTCTTACGCAAAAAAGCTAGACTGAACAAAGAGAGTTATCTCATGGGAGGAAAAAAACTTCCATGGTACATGTTAGGTATGAGTGATGCATCTGATATGTTCGACATCAGCGGTACTATGTGGATGGTGAGTTTATGTTTTGTGTATGGTATTAAAAGCATCTGGATTCCCTGGCTCTGGCCCGTGTTCAACCAGGTGTTTAATATGATGTATTTATCCAAATGGTTGCGCCGTTCAAATGCAACAACAGGAGCAGAGTGGCTGGCAACACGTTTTGGTCTTTCCGGAAAGGGTGTAAAAGGTTCGCACAGTATTGTTGTGGCTTTTGCATTGATCGGTTGTCTTGGTTTTTTAGCATATGGTTTTATCGGCCTTGGTAAGTTCATTGAAATATTTGTTCCGTGGGAAATCGTGAAAGATTATGTTCCCTTTGATGTTGCGCCACAATATGTAGCACATGTATACGGAATTGTTTTTACACTCTTTGCAATGTTCTATTCCATACTTGGTGGCATGCATAGCATTGTGTTAGGTGATCTCATAAAATATGCGATCATGACGGTTGGTTGTATTGCCATTGCAGTTATTGCAATGATGCATCTTAACGGCAATACATTAAAACTGCCGGCTGGGTGGGATGACCCTTTCTTTGGCTGGAATCTCGGCCTTGATTGGACAGGAATTGTGAATGATGCTAATAAGAAAATTGCTGAAGATGGCTATGGTTTATTTGGCTTGTTCTTTATGATGATGCTATTCAAAGGAGTATTTGCAGCAGCTGCCGGCCCTGCGCCTAACTATGACATGCAGAAAATACTTTCAACAAAATCACCAAAAGAAGCATCAAAGATGACAGGTTTTGTTTCCATTGTGTTGTTGCCGGTTCGTTATTCAATGGTTATTGGTTTAACTGTGTTAGGCTTGTTGTATTACGATCAATTGCAATTAAGTGACGGAAGAGGGGGTACTGATTTCGAACGCATTCTACCTGCAACTATTAATAATTTTTTACCGATCGGTATCCTGGGGTTAGTGCTTACCGGTTTACTTGGCGCATTCATGGGAACTTTTTCCGGCACACTCAATGCTGCACAAGCTTATCTTATTAACGATGTGTATTTAAAATATGTAAACCCAACTGCATCCACCAAAAAGATCATCAACATGAATTACCTCGCAGGTATTGTGGTGGTGACAATTGGTGTAGTGCTTGGCTTCTTTGCAAAAGATGTAAACAGCATTTTGCAGTGGATAGTATCAGGTTTATACGGCGGGTATATTGCTGCCAATGTTTTGAAATGGTATTGGTGGCGCTTTAATGCCAATGGATTTTACATAGGTATGTTAACCGGTGTTGTCGGAGCAATGATATTCTCAAGATTGTTTAGTGGAATAGAGTTCTTATACTATTTCCCTGTCCTTTTCTTATTATCAGTTGCAGGTAGTTTCATTGGAACATACACCGCAGCTGCAACTGATATCGAAACACTCAAAACATTTTATCGCACAGTTCGCCCTTGGGGATTTTGGAAACCAATACAGGAACTGGTGCAAAAAGAAGATCCATCCTTTGAACCAAACCGACGCTTTAAGCTGGATATGTTCAATGTTGTATTGGGCATAATCGGTCAGTTATGTATGACTGTTTTACCAATGTACATTGTGCTTTCCATGCATTTACCGCTTATCATCACTATTATAATTATGCTTCTGATCATATTCATCCTGAAAAAAACATGGTGGAATAAACTGGAAGATTGA
- a CDS encoding glycoside hydrolase family 130 protein → MSERFYNRLSKLEEELEQLLNRQNQREETGNGIIDRYKYPVLTNKHTPLFWRYDLNEETNPHLMLRFGINAVLNAGAIKWNNKYLLVARVEAADRKSFFAVAESANGVDQFRFWDYPVVMPETDVPDTNIYDMRLIQHEDGWIYALFCTERRDPAASEADQSAAFAQCGIARTKDLLQWERLNDLVTNSAQQRNVVLHPEFVDGCYAFYTRPQDSFIEAGKGGGIGFGLSKSIEKAVVEKEVVIDRKIYHTVYELKNGLGPAPIKTKHGWLHLAHGVRNTAAGLRYVLYMFMTDLHDVKKVTHKPAGYFMAPEGDERIGDVSNVLFSNGWIADDDGKVFIYYASSDTRMHVATTTVERLLDYVMNTPEDGYRSAETVKTLVNLIDKNQSEVLVRSGYAKKNL, encoded by the coding sequence ATGTCTGAAAGATTTTACAACCGTCTCTCAAAGCTTGAAGAAGAATTGGAGCAATTGCTGAACAGGCAAAATCAACGGGAGGAAACAGGAAACGGCATCATTGACCGTTATAAGTATCCTGTATTAACAAATAAGCATACACCATTATTCTGGCGCTATGATTTGAATGAAGAAACGAATCCGCATCTCATGCTACGTTTTGGCATTAATGCGGTATTGAATGCCGGCGCTATTAAATGGAACAATAAATATCTTTTAGTTGCAAGAGTGGAAGCAGCAGATCGAAAATCATTTTTTGCAGTTGCTGAAAGTGCGAATGGTGTTGATCAGTTTCGTTTTTGGGATTATCCTGTAGTAATGCCAGAAACAGATGTGCCAGATACCAATATCTACGACATGCGTTTGATACAACATGAAGATGGTTGGATCTACGCATTGTTTTGCACCGAACGCCGGGACCCTGCTGCATCTGAAGCCGATCAGTCTGCCGCTTTTGCTCAATGTGGAATTGCTAGAACAAAAGATTTGTTGCAATGGGAACGACTAAATGATCTTGTAACAAATTCTGCACAACAACGCAATGTTGTATTGCATCCTGAATTTGTAGATGGTTGTTATGCGTTTTACACAAGACCGCAGGATAGTTTTATTGAAGCAGGAAAGGGTGGTGGTATTGGGTTTGGTTTAAGTAAGTCGATTGAGAAAGCTGTTGTTGAAAAAGAAGTTGTGATCGACAGGAAAATATATCACACTGTTTATGAACTAAAAAATGGTTTAGGCCCTGCACCCATCAAAACAAAACATGGATGGCTTCACCTGGCACACGGCGTGCGTAATACGGCCGCAGGTCTTCGCTATGTATTGTATATGTTTATGACAGATCTTCACGATGTGAAGAAAGTAACACATAAACCGGCCGGTTATTTTATGGCACCTGAAGGAGATGAACGTATCGGCGATGTGTCGAATGTATTATTCAGTAACGGATGGATTGCGGATGACGACGGTAAAGTATTTATTTATTATGCATCATCTGATACACGTATGCATGTAGCCACCACAACGGTTGAGCGATTACTCGATTATGTGATGAATACGCCTGAAGATGGTTATCGTTCGGCAGAAACAGTAAAAACATTAGTGAATCTTATCGATAAGAATCAATCAGAGGTATTGGTTCGATCCGGTTATGCAAAAAAGAACTTGTAA
- a CDS encoding AGE family epimerase/isomerase yields the protein MELMSETEITAPLKLQQYKTELQEELSRVLDYWMKHTVDHEHGGFYGSVNNNNEPDTTATKGIVMMSRICWSFSAAYRFNNKQEYYAMAERAFNYIFQHFIDREHGAVYWSVDAKGNMLDGKKQIYGLAFCIYGLTEFYKISRNPTALNTAIDLYNYIEEKSFDTAQNGYVEAFTRDWQEIADLRLSAKDNNERKTANTHLHIVEAYANLYTVWPKEKLKERITNLLQLFQQHFISKEHHHLNLFFDDSWNLRSTLQSYGHDIEAAWLLQDCASIIQHSTLLHQLRQLSIPVTNAAAEGLDKDGGMWYEYEPSNNQLIEEKHSWPQAEAMIGFYNAYQLTGDQHYLENSLRSWEFIKTYIRDDEKGEWFWGVHQDHSPMNKEKAGFWKCPYHSSRALLELVHRINNTI from the coding sequence ATGGAATTGATGAGCGAAACAGAAATTACAGCGCCGCTTAAACTACAGCAATACAAAACTGAATTACAGGAAGAGTTGTCTCGTGTGCTTGATTATTGGATGAAGCATACAGTTGACCATGAGCACGGAGGCTTTTATGGCAGCGTAAATAACAACAACGAACCTGATACAACAGCAACAAAAGGTATTGTGATGATGAGTCGCATTTGCTGGAGTTTTTCAGCTGCTTATCGTTTCAATAATAAGCAAGAGTATTATGCAATGGCAGAACGGGCCTTCAATTACATATTCCAGCATTTTATTGATCGGGAACATGGTGCAGTCTATTGGTCGGTTGATGCAAAAGGAAATATGCTTGATGGCAAAAAACAAATTTACGGTCTTGCTTTCTGTATCTATGGCCTCACGGAATTTTATAAAATATCCCGTAACCCAACCGCACTGAACACAGCTATTGATCTGTACAATTACATTGAAGAAAAAAGTTTTGACACAGCACAGAATGGATATGTCGAAGCATTTACAAGAGACTGGCAGGAAATAGCTGATCTGCGATTGAGTGCAAAGGACAATAACGAACGAAAGACAGCCAATACACATCTGCATATTGTTGAAGCTTATGCTAATCTTTATACCGTGTGGCCAAAAGAAAAATTAAAAGAACGGATTACCAACCTGCTTCAGTTATTTCAACAGCATTTCATCAGCAAAGAACATCATCATCTCAATTTGTTTTTTGATGATAGCTGGAATCTGCGATCAACCTTACAATCATACGGACATGACATTGAAGCAGCGTGGTTATTGCAGGATTGTGCATCCATTATTCAGCATTCAACGTTGCTGCATCAGCTAAGGCAGCTGTCTATACCTGTTACAAATGCCGCAGCAGAAGGTCTTGACAAAGATGGTGGCATGTGGTATGAGTACGAACCTTCAAACAATCAATTAATTGAAGAAAAACATTCATGGCCGCAGGCAGAAGCTATGATTGGCTTTTACAATGCATATCAACTTACGGGTGATCAACATTATCTCGAAAACTCATTACGAAGCTGGGAGTTCATTAAAACATATATCCGGGATGATGAAAAGGGAGAGTGGTTCTGGGGAGTTCACCAAGATCATTCGCCAATGAATAAAGAGAAAGCAGGTTTCTGGAAATGCCCTTATCACAGCAGCAGGGCCTTGCTTGAGCTTGTGCATCGCATCAACAATACGATCTGA
- a CDS encoding alpha-L-arabinofuranosidase, translated as MNITQRLSLALLGFVICSFCFFSACRKSPASPTTPPVGPVNPDDTITVNPQVDPAVAVTIGFFIDDWQVKNFTIPSATTAGSVPVTATVTVTIDRSNVISKVPRSFAGNNSNIWMTQMVTEAPLLDHLTTLHPHLIRFPGGSISDIFFWNAQPNMAPADAPAQLVKADGSSANAGYWFGKNSDNWTLSVDNYYNMLQQTNNKGMITVNYGYARYGTGINPVAAAAHLAADWVRYDNGRTKYWEIGNENFGDWEAGYRINTANNKDGQPEYLSGLLYGQHFKIFADSMRKAAQEIGKIIYIGAVMSEAAPLSWWTTTAKNWNSGLFSGAANTPDFFIVHNYYTNYQTNANAAEILNTPIPVTQTMMDYVKQSITTAGLTQKPVVLNEWNIFSTGSKQQVSHINGLHAVMVLGEAIKNKFGMTARWDLANAWDNGNDHGMFSQGDEPDAVPKWTPRPAFYHMYFFQQYLGDRLVSATSNSADIVSYASSFTSGETGITLVNKSADAKSVELSFKNFRKGNKFYWYTLTGGGDNGEFSRKTLVNGVGPAIAAGGPANYKTISPFSAPATGVIRVTVPARAVVCMVVEKK; from the coding sequence ATGAATATAACACAACGTTTATCACTAGCCTTGCTGGGATTTGTTATCTGCAGCTTTTGCTTTTTTTCTGCTTGCAGAAAAAGTCCCGCCAGTCCAACGACGCCACCTGTTGGGCCGGTGAATCCGGATGATACAATAACTGTGAATCCACAGGTTGATCCTGCGGTTGCGGTTACCATCGGTTTTTTCATAGACGATTGGCAGGTAAAAAACTTCACGATTCCATCTGCAACAACGGCTGGTTCTGTTCCTGTTACGGCAACTGTTACGGTAACGATTGACCGCAGCAATGTTATCAGCAAAGTTCCAAGGTCGTTTGCAGGTAACAATTCGAATATCTGGATGACGCAGATGGTAACAGAAGCTCCTTTACTCGATCACCTTACCACATTGCATCCGCATCTCATCCGCTTTCCTGGAGGAAGCATCAGTGATATTTTTTTCTGGAACGCACAACCCAACATGGCACCAGCCGATGCACCTGCACAATTAGTGAAAGCAGATGGCAGCAGTGCTAATGCCGGCTATTGGTTTGGAAAAAATAGTGACAACTGGACACTATCCGTTGATAATTATTACAACATGTTACAGCAAACAAATAACAAAGGCATGATAACGGTGAACTATGGTTATGCACGTTATGGCACGGGAATAAATCCTGTTGCAGCCGCAGCTCATCTTGCTGCAGATTGGGTGCGCTACGATAATGGACGAACTAAGTATTGGGAAATAGGTAATGAAAATTTCGGTGATTGGGAAGCAGGGTATCGAATTAACACAGCAAATAACAAAGATGGTCAACCCGAATATTTAAGTGGCTTGTTGTATGGTCAGCATTTTAAAATATTTGCAGATAGTATGCGCAAAGCTGCACAGGAAATTGGCAAAATAATTTATATCGGAGCCGTTATGTCGGAAGCAGCACCACTTTCATGGTGGACAACTACAGCCAAAAACTGGAACAGCGGCTTGTTTAGTGGTGCAGCAAATACGCCTGATTTTTTTATTGTCCACAATTACTATACAAATTATCAAACAAATGCCAATGCAGCAGAGATCTTGAACACACCAATTCCAGTTACACAAACCATGATGGACTATGTAAAACAATCAATCACAACAGCAGGGCTTACCCAGAAACCAGTTGTATTAAATGAATGGAATATTTTCTCGACAGGATCAAAACAACAGGTATCACATATTAATGGGTTGCATGCTGTGATGGTACTGGGAGAGGCAATAAAAAACAAATTTGGAATGACGGCTCGTTGGGATTTGGCCAATGCATGGGACAATGGCAATGATCATGGCATGTTCAGCCAAGGTGATGAACCCGACGCAGTTCCTAAATGGACTCCAAGGCCTGCATTTTATCATATGTATTTCTTTCAACAATACCTGGGTGACAGGTTGGTCAGCGCAACCTCAAACTCAGCGGATATTGTAAGTTATGCTTCTTCGTTTACTTCAGGTGAAACGGGTATTACATTGGTAAATAAAAGTGCTGATGCAAAATCGGTTGAGCTTAGCTTTAAAAACTTCCGTAAGGGAAATAAATTCTACTGGTACACATTAACTGGTGGAGGAGACAATGGAGAATTTTCCCGCAAAACATTAGTGAATGGCGTCGGGCCAGCAATTGCTGCTGGTGGTCCGGCTAATTATAAAACCATTAGTCCTTTTTCTGCTCCTGCAACAGGAGTTATTAGAGTAACAGTTCCTGCGAGAGCTGTAGTTTGTATGGTGGTAGAGAAAAAGTAA
- a CDS encoding SGNH/GDSL hydrolase family protein produces the protein MKKICSILLSVSWLLHATAKEAEMQTYLPDHAFIQYTGRIDFRNAELPRFWQPGVYISFRFTGNACELLLHDEMLWGSNHNYIELIVDGKAIRLQTKTKSDTLSVTPYLTASKEHSVILCKNTEANIGYMELAGIRCEELLRPLLKPQRKIECIGNSITCGTGSDASEVPCGKGKWQDQHNAWFSYGAIMARKLNAQFHLSSVSGIGLMRSCCNMNITMPQVFDKVNMRNDTITWNFKNYQPDVVTVCLGQNDGIQDAKTFCRNYVLFIRQLRVHYPSATFVLLSSPMASETLKDFMRKSITSVIKELNTKGERKVHSYIFSKQYKNGCDNHPSLEEHEQIAEELTAAVKKIMKWQTSID, from the coding sequence ATGAAAAAGATTTGTAGTATTCTTTTATCTGTTAGCTGGTTGCTGCATGCAACGGCAAAAGAAGCTGAGATGCAAACTTATCTCCCTGATCATGCATTTATCCAATATACAGGTCGAATTGATTTTAGAAATGCAGAGCTTCCACGTTTCTGGCAGCCGGGCGTTTATATCTCGTTTCGGTTTACAGGAAATGCATGTGAGCTGTTATTGCATGATGAAATGCTCTGGGGCAGTAATCATAATTACATTGAATTGATTGTTGATGGCAAAGCCATTCGCCTGCAAACAAAAACCAAGAGTGATACGCTTTCGGTTACACCATACTTAACAGCAAGTAAAGAACATAGTGTTATTCTCTGCAAGAACACTGAAGCGAATATTGGCTATATGGAACTGGCCGGCATACGTTGTGAAGAACTGCTGCGGCCGTTACTCAAACCTCAACGAAAAATTGAATGCATCGGTAATTCCATTACATGTGGCACCGGAAGCGATGCTAGTGAAGTTCCCTGTGGCAAAGGCAAATGGCAGGATCAGCACAATGCATGGTTCAGCTATGGCGCAATTATGGCGAGAAAGCTCAACGCACAATTTCATCTTTCATCGGTATCGGGCATTGGCTTAATGCGCAGTTGTTGTAACATGAACATTACAATGCCGCAGGTGTTCGATAAAGTAAACATGCGTAATGATACCATTACGTGGAATTTTAAAAACTATCAACCGGATGTAGTAACGGTTTGTCTTGGCCAGAACGATGGCATTCAGGATGCAAAAACATTTTGCCGTAATTATGTTTTGTTTATCCGTCAGTTACGGGTACATTACCCCAGCGCCACATTTGTCTTACTTTCAAGTCCAATGGCAAGTGAAACGTTAAAGGACTTTATGCGAAAAAGCATTACTTCTGTTATTAAAGAATTAAATACAAAGGGCGAGCGAAAAGTTCATTCCTATATTTTCAGTAAGCAATATAAGAACGGCTGTGACAATCATCCTTCATTGGAGGAACATGAGCAAATTGCTGAAGAGTTGACAGCTGCTGTCAAAAAGATCATGAAGTGGCAAACATCAATTGATTGA
- a CDS encoding glycoside hydrolase family 26 protein yields MKQIFYFLLLFSISTASFSQTKMKLIDPLATKETKALFKNLHKLSRNHILFGHQHATEYGHGWVGDENRSDVKSVTGSHPAVIGVDFSGLSGRPENMIEKEKASLRKNIADTYNRGGVTTVSWHFNNPVTATSFYWNDSTVASAVKNIIPGGTHHKQYKIILTTIADLAKSIKGNDGKTVPMIFRPYHEFDGDWFWWGKSHCTIDEFKTLWRFTVTYLRDSLQVHNFIYAFSPDNTFTSEEEYLERYPGNDYVDMVAMDNYGNFGRYGTYNLDSGYQKLKIVSDFAVKSNKLAAFTETGLESIPNTTWWTDKLLATLQRSKLKLCYVLVWRNDSKSPTHYYAPFPGQVSEQNFIQFYNDPYTLFEKDLKKLYKK; encoded by the coding sequence ATGAAACAGATATTTTATTTCTTATTGCTGTTTTCTATTTCAACTGCTTCTTTTTCCCAAACGAAAATGAAGTTGATAGACCCGTTGGCAACAAAAGAAACAAAAGCATTATTTAAAAATTTACACAAGCTTTCACGAAACCATATCCTTTTCGGTCATCAGCATGCAACTGAATACGGGCATGGATGGGTTGGTGACGAAAACAGAAGCGATGTAAAATCAGTAACAGGTTCGCATCCTGCTGTTATTGGTGTTGACTTTAGTGGTTTATCAGGCCGACCGGAGAATATGATTGAAAAAGAGAAAGCTTCTCTTCGAAAAAATATCGCAGACACTTACAACAGAGGAGGAGTTACAACTGTTTCATGGCATTTTAATAATCCTGTTACGGCAACTTCTTTTTACTGGAATGATTCAACCGTTGCATCTGCTGTAAAGAATATTATTCCCGGTGGAACACACCACAAACAATACAAAATAATTCTCACAACCATTGCAGATCTGGCAAAATCAATCAAAGGCAACGATGGAAAAACTGTTCCAATGATATTCCGTCCGTATCATGAGTTTGACGGCGATTGGTTCTGGTGGGGCAAGAGCCATTGTACGATTGATGAATTTAAAACCCTGTGGCGATTTACAGTCACTTACCTGCGAGATTCATTGCAGGTTCATAATTTCATCTATGCTTTTTCACCCGATAATACATTTACGTCAGAAGAAGAATACCTTGAACGCTACCCAGGCAATGACTATGTTGATATGGTAGCTATGGATAATTATGGCAATTTTGGCCGTTATGGAACATACAATCTTGATTCAGGCTACCAGAAATTAAAAATCGTTTCTGATTTCGCTGTAAAATCAAATAAACTCGCTGCGTTTACTGAAACAGGTCTTGAATCAATTCCCAATACAACCTGGTGGACTGATAAACTGCTGGCAACACTACAACGTAGCAAACTAAAATTATGTTATGTGCTGGTATGGCGGAACGACAGTAAAAGCCCGACACATTACTATGCTCCCTTCCCGGGGCAGGTTTCAGAACAAAATTTTATTCAATTTTATAACGATCCCTATACCCTGTTTGAAAAGGATTTAAAAAAACTATATAAAAAATGA
- a CDS encoding glycoside hydrolase family 5 protein: MIKILFIFLLSSCCFAGKAQPVKIHGQLKVKATQLVDAYDNPVVLHGMSFGWHNLWPRFYNKGAVRELVNKWNSNVVRSSMGIELNESGYLKSPDQSIKLMKNVIDACIKEGVYVIIDWHDHNIHTKEAVAFFSMMAKEYGHHPHIIYEIFNEPDYETWPEVKAYSEEVIKAIRANDPDNIILVGSPKWDQDIHLPAADPIKGYSNLMYTMHFYAGTHKKWLRDRTDEAIAKGLPIFVSECAGMEATGDGPLDHAEWKAFVDWMDTRGLSWVAWSVSDKKETCSILNPSAASNGKWKDADVKEWGTLTRDYLKRYKPAKQKK; the protein is encoded by the coding sequence ATGATAAAGATTTTATTCATTTTTCTTTTAAGTTCATGTTGTTTTGCCGGCAAGGCTCAGCCGGTGAAAATACATGGACAATTAAAAGTTAAAGCAACACAGTTGGTTGATGCGTATGATAATCCTGTTGTATTACATGGGATGAGTTTTGGCTGGCATAACCTCTGGCCGAGATTTTATAATAAAGGCGCTGTACGTGAATTGGTCAACAAATGGAATAGTAATGTTGTTCGTTCATCAATGGGAATCGAGTTGAACGAAAGCGGTTATCTGAAAAGTCCGGATCAATCAATAAAGTTGATGAAGAATGTGATTGATGCATGCATTAAAGAAGGAGTGTACGTTATCATTGATTGGCACGATCATAATATACATACAAAAGAAGCTGTTGCTTTCTTTTCCATGATGGCGAAAGAATATGGTCATCATCCTCACATCATTTATGAAATATTCAACGAACCTGATTACGAAACATGGCCTGAAGTAAAAGCTTACTCCGAAGAAGTGATCAAAGCGATCAGGGCAAACGATCCTGACAATATTATTCTTGTCGGCTCACCTAAGTGGGATCAGGATATTCATTTGCCTGCAGCAGATCCAATAAAAGGTTATAGCAACTTAATGTACACGATGCATTTTTATGCAGGCACACATAAGAAATGGTTGCGTGATCGCACCGATGAAGCCATTGCAAAAGGATTACCCATCTTCGTTTCAGAGTGTGCTGGCATGGAAGCTACAGGTGACGGGCCGCTTGATCATGCAGAATGGAAAGCTTTTGTTGATTGGATGGATACACGTGGATTGAGTTGGGTAGCCTGGTCTGTATCAGATAAAAAAGAAACCTGTTCTATTCTTAACCCATCGGCAGCATCAAATGGGAAATGGAAAGACGCTGATGTGAAGGAGTGGGGGACATTGACCCGTGATTATTTGAAACGGTATAAGCCAGCCAAACAAAAAAAATGA
- a CDS encoding response regulator transcription factor, translated as MTEKILFVEDEQDLGSLIKQYLETKGFDIDWYDNPKNALKAFRENASTYGLCLLDVQMPQKSGFELAENIVKIKEHIPFVFLTARTEKKDRLTGLNIGAADYISKPFDIDELALKLKNILKMTSGAVAPKVQLSSYMIGDILYNREQLTVTTPDKKTTKLTTREAELIEYFYQNKNKRIKKEDILIRIWGENDYFLGRSLDVFISRLRKIFAQSKKISLSNVYGAGYIFNVEDEA; from the coding sequence ATGACAGAAAAAATACTTTTTGTGGAAGATGAACAGGATCTGGGTAGTCTTATTAAACAATATCTTGAGACGAAAGGATTTGATATTGATTGGTATGATAATCCGAAGAATGCCTTGAAAGCATTCCGTGAAAATGCATCAACATATGGTCTTTGTCTACTGGATGTTCAGATGCCGCAAAAAAGCGGGTTTGAACTGGCTGAAAATATTGTAAAGATAAAAGAACATATACCCTTCGTTTTTCTCACTGCAAGAACTGAAAAGAAAGACCGTCTTACAGGATTAAATATTGGTGCGGCGGATTACATCAGTAAGCCTTTTGACATTGATGAACTGGCATTAAAGTTGAAAAATATTCTTAAGATGACGTCGGGTGCTGTGGCGCCAAAAGTGCAACTCTCATCCTACATGATCGGTGATATTTTGTACAACCGTGAACAACTCACCGTTACAACACCTGATAAAAAAACAACCAAGCTCACTACCCGTGAAGCAGAATTGATCGAATACTTTTACCAGAATAAAAACAAGCGCATCAAGAAAGAAGATATTCTCATCCGCATTTGGGGAGAGAATGATTATTTCCTTGGCAGAAGCCTTGATGTGTTTATCTCACGACTTCGCAAGATATTTGCTCAATCGAAAAAGATAAGTTTGAGTAATGTGTATGGAGCGGGGTATATATTCAATGTTGAGGATGAAGCATAG